Proteins from a genomic interval of Treponema succinifaciens DSM 2489:
- the tig gene encoding trigger factor, which yields MKVTKEISKLENSAVKLTATIAKEDVVSGYNKNISKYAKNVQLPGFRKGHVPVKVLEQKYGDSLKQEVLADLIDESLNQIFAEEESKDIRPLPYTQPRLDGDKLPEFSTDKDLTFSVVYDVFPSVEVKDFSKIEVKEPQVEIGEKELNEELKAIQERNAVVIDKKEGEPVEKDNIVTIDYKELDDSGAAIPGSEREGFVFTVGTGENIYKIDDEIVGMKKDETKEISKTYDAKEENKDLAGKTKKISVTVKAIKLRNLPALDDELAQDVSEKYKTLDDLKKDISKGLESAKNRKIAELKSQSLLEQLVEKNPIVLPKSMIQAEMESRWRMMAQQFQTTPEQLEKMISASGQSKENMLTQWTGDAEKMLKSRLIVDALIREKNIAVTPEEVEAEFAKIADESGSTIEEVKEHYEDARAKEYIIDEIKENKLYDELYKQVKVSKGDKVKFADLFKNNR from the coding sequence GTGAAGGTAACAAAGGAAATTTCCAAACTTGAAAATTCAGCAGTAAAACTCACTGCCACAATTGCAAAAGAAGACGTTGTTTCTGGATACAACAAAAACATTTCTAAATACGCAAAAAATGTTCAGCTTCCAGGATTCCGCAAAGGACACGTTCCTGTAAAAGTTCTTGAACAGAAGTATGGAGATTCCCTCAAGCAGGAAGTTCTCGCAGATCTTATCGATGAATCTTTGAATCAGATTTTCGCAGAGGAAGAGTCAAAAGATATTCGCCCTCTTCCCTACACTCAGCCACGTCTTGACGGAGACAAACTTCCGGAATTCAGCACAGACAAGGATTTGACATTCTCTGTTGTTTATGATGTTTTCCCTTCAGTTGAAGTAAAAGATTTTTCAAAAATCGAAGTAAAAGAGCCGCAGGTTGAAATCGGTGAAAAAGAGCTTAACGAAGAATTGAAAGCTATTCAGGAAAGAAATGCTGTTGTAATCGACAAAAAAGAAGGCGAGCCTGTTGAAAAAGACAATATCGTTACAATTGATTACAAAGAGCTTGATGATTCAGGAGCTGCAATTCCTGGAAGCGAACGCGAAGGTTTTGTTTTCACAGTTGGAACAGGCGAAAACATTTACAAGATTGATGACGAAATCGTTGGAATGAAAAAAGACGAGACAAAAGAAATCTCTAAGACTTACGATGCTAAAGAGGAAAACAAAGATCTTGCTGGAAAAACAAAGAAAATCAGCGTAACTGTAAAAGCTATAAAGCTCCGCAATCTTCCAGCTCTTGACGATGAGCTTGCGCAGGATGTAAGCGAAAAGTACAAGACTCTAGATGACCTTAAAAAAGATATTTCAAAAGGTCTTGAAAGCGCAAAAAATAGAAAAATTGCAGAGCTCAAATCACAGAGCCTTCTTGAGCAGCTTGTAGAAAAAAATCCAATTGTACTTCCAAAGTCAATGATTCAGGCTGAAATGGAAAGCCGCTGGAGAATGATGGCACAGCAGTTCCAGACAACACCAGAGCAGCTTGAAAAAATGATTTCAGCTTCCGGACAGTCAAAAGAAAATATGCTCACACAGTGGACTGGAGATGCTGAAAAAATGCTCAAAAGCCGCCTGATTGTTGATGCTCTTATCCGTGAGAAAAATATTGCGGTTACTCCAGAGGAAGTTGAAGCGGAATTCGCAAAAATTGCAGATGAATCAGGTTCAACTATTGAAGAAGTAAAAGAGCATTATGAAGATGCCCGTGCAAAAGAATACATTATTGATGAAATAAAAGAAAACAAGCTTTATGATGAGCTTTACAAACAGGTAAAAGTTTCAAAAGGAGACAAAGTTAAGTTTGCGGATCTTTTTAAGAATAATCGCTAG
- the clpP gene encoding ATP-dependent Clp endopeptidase proteolytic subunit ClpP: protein MNEFMNTLIPTVIERSGNGERAYDLYSRLLKDRIIFVDGEIRDETADLIVAQILYLESENPEKDISMYINSPGGSVTAGLAIYDTMQYVRCDIQTICMGQAASMGAIILAGGTIGKRYALPSSRVMIHQPWGGTQGQESDIAIQAKEIGRLKKLSIKYLSMQTGKKEEVIAADMERDFYMPAEDAKNYGIIDHIMNSAKKGVK, encoded by the coding sequence ATGAATGAATTTATGAATACTCTTATTCCGACTGTCATTGAAAGAAGCGGAAACGGAGAGCGAGCCTATGACTTGTATTCAAGGCTTTTGAAGGACAGAATAATTTTTGTTGATGGAGAAATCCGCGATGAAACAGCAGATTTGATTGTGGCGCAAATTCTCTACTTGGAAAGCGAAAATCCAGAAAAAGACATAAGCATGTATATAAACAGTCCTGGCGGTTCGGTTACAGCGGGACTTGCAATTTACGACACTATGCAATATGTAAGATGCGATATTCAGACGATTTGCATGGGACAGGCGGCAAGCATGGGTGCTATTATTCTTGCTGGCGGAACAATCGGAAAAAGATATGCGCTTCCTTCTAGCCGTGTTATGATTCATCAGCCTTGGGGCGGAACTCAAGGTCAGGAAAGCGACATTGCAATTCAAGCAAAGGAAATCGGGCGTCTAAAAAAACTCAGTATAAAATATCTTTCCATGCAGACAGGAAAAAAAGAAGAAGTAATCGCAGCTGATATGGAGCGTGATTTTTATATGCCGGCAGAAGATGCGAAAAATTACGGCATAATTGACCATATAATGAACAGCGCGAAAAAAGGAGTTAAATAA
- a CDS encoding DEAD/DEAH box helicase yields MNKFLELKVDESIVSKLEEIGITEPTEVQKKIIPLISEGKNIMFQSETGTGKTFAYLLPLLSRLNSTENRMARFMIASPTYELASQIKVQVQKISGIKCALLIGGAPISRQIELLKEKPEIVIGGPARLLELIHLKKLKADGIETLVLDEADRLLSPELRDSTKGLMERLPKSVQLIGNSATVSKYTREILQKARNGILNDEKENAILFVALPMENVLRKQISHWAIFSERRDKIDTLRSFINAEKPKKLLVFTSKSDQIENIASKLRFKKIDCETLCGKTNKVDRKSAIDRFRSGKTKILITTDLASRGLDIEGITHVVQMDLPEKEDFFIHRAGRTARAGATGINCVIGDAWEMENYARLEKKLKITVFPKMLYKGNVVDPNSFNT; encoded by the coding sequence ATGAACAAATTTTTAGAACTAAAAGTTGACGAGTCAATTGTTTCAAAGCTTGAAGAAATCGGCATAACAGAACCTACAGAAGTGCAGAAAAAAATAATTCCGCTTATTTCAGAAGGAAAAAATATAATGTTCCAAAGTGAAACCGGAACTGGAAAAACTTTCGCATATCTGCTCCCATTGCTGAGCCGTTTGAATTCCACGGAAAATAGAATGGCGCGATTTATGATTGCATCCCCGACTTACGAGCTTGCTTCCCAGATAAAAGTTCAGGTGCAGAAAATCAGCGGAATAAAATGCGCCCTGCTGATTGGAGGTGCGCCAATTTCACGGCAAATCGAGCTTTTAAAGGAAAAGCCTGAAATTGTAATTGGAGGTCCCGCGCGGCTTCTTGAGCTGATTCATTTAAAAAAACTCAAGGCGGACGGAATAGAAACTCTTGTTCTTGACGAGGCTGACCGGCTTTTAAGTCCTGAACTCAGGGACAGCACAAAGGGTCTTATGGAGCGTCTTCCAAAATCAGTTCAGCTTATAGGAAATTCCGCCACTGTAAGCAAATATACGCGCGAAATTCTTCAGAAAGCAAGAAACGGAATTTTAAATGATGAAAAGGAAAACGCGATTCTTTTTGTTGCGCTTCCGATGGAAAATGTTCTTAGGAAACAAATTTCGCATTGGGCAATTTTTTCAGAAAGAAGAGATAAAATCGACACGCTGCGAAGTTTTATAAATGCAGAAAAACCAAAAAAACTTCTCGTTTTCACTTCAAAATCCGATCAGATTGAAAACATCGCTTCAAAATTAAGATTCAAAAAAATCGACTGCGAAACCTTATGCGGAAAAACAAACAAAGTTGACAGAAAATCAGCAATCGACAGGTTCAGAAGCGGAAAAACAAAAATTCTCATTACAACAGACCTTGCTTCCAGAGGACTTGACATTGAAGGCATAACTCACGTTGTCCAGATGGATTTGCCGGAAAAAGAAGACTTTTTTATTCACCGCGCAGGAAGAACAGCCCGAGCCGGAGCAACTGGAATAAACTGTGTAATCGGAGACGCCTGGGAAATGGAAAACTATGCCCGCCTTGAAAAAAAACTTAAGATAACGGTTTTTCCAAAAATGCTTTATAAAGGTAACGTTGTCGATCCAAATTCCTTTAATACTTGA
- a CDS encoding energy-coupling factor ABC transporter ATP-binding protein, with the protein MIECDSVRFGYEKTKDAELIHGISLSIEDGEFVALTGENGAGKSTFSKLLAGILKPSDGKICVNGIDTKKVKNSMLAKTTGFLFQNPDRQLCTYTVRDEIAFGQKALKTGTEEEISKRTEKIIERFGFNPDEAPFSLSRGQRQRLALASIIAVEPKVMILDEPTTGLDYKECMEIMSAVKELNKNGTTVIMVCHDMELVLDFARRMIVLADGKIKADGKTLEIMRSKKILQKASLLPPQIIQIALELEEKFPGRFNFENVRTADELAAKIQEAIK; encoded by the coding sequence ATGATTGAATGCGATTCAGTCCGATTCGGCTACGAAAAAACAAAAGACGCCGAGCTTATACACGGAATTTCACTTTCAATAGAAGACGGAGAATTTGTCGCGCTCACAGGAGAAAACGGAGCCGGAAAATCAACATTCAGCAAACTTCTTGCGGGAATCTTAAAGCCTTCTGACGGAAAAATATGCGTAAACGGAATCGACACAAAAAAAGTGAAAAACAGCATGCTTGCAAAAACCACAGGCTTTCTTTTTCAGAATCCCGACCGCCAGCTTTGCACTTACACAGTCCGGGACGAAATCGCATTCGGACAGAAAGCTTTAAAGACTGGAACTGAAGAAGAAATTTCTAAGCGCACAGAAAAAATCATCGAGCGTTTTGGATTCAATCCGGATGAAGCGCCGTTTTCACTTAGCCGAGGACAAAGACAGAGGCTTGCATTGGCTTCGATTATCGCAGTCGAGCCGAAAGTCATGATTCTTGACGAGCCGACAACCGGGCTTGACTACAAGGAATGCATGGAAATCATGAGCGCAGTAAAAGAGCTGAACAAAAACGGAACAACTGTAATCATGGTTTGCCACGACATGGAGCTTGTTCTTGACTTTGCACGGCGGATGATTGTCCTTGCGGACGGAAAAATCAAGGCGGACGGAAAAACTCTTGAAATAATGCGCAGCAAAAAAATCTTGCAAAAAGCGAGCCTTCTTCCTCCGCAGATTATTCAGATTGCGCTTGAGCTTGAAGAAAAATTTCCTGGCAGATTCAATTTTGAAAACGTCCGCACAGCAGATGAGCTTGCCGCAAAAATTCAGGAGGCGATAAAATGA
- a CDS encoding energy-coupling factor transporter transmembrane component T family protein, with protein MKGLVDYIPGTSVFHKMNPVSKLIFSMAVCASCFISSSAEILILLLAVDIATGILCGISARTFRLLKGLVKISVFLFILQILIIRSGNVVYQISFLKITDAGLATSLNLVLKLCGATLPLALMLSVTKLADLSNALVEKLHVPYKYAFTLTTAIRFIPVFAQEMEGIQEAQTSRGIQLDTKNPLKKLALILPLCAPLLVSSVRKTSGTAIAADLRGFKLRTSGCCLKKYPYKARDFACFAVSFALIAVSILGEFLK; from the coding sequence ATGAAAGGTCTTGTCGATTACATTCCGGGAACTTCTGTTTTCCACAAAATGAATCCGGTTTCAAAACTGATTTTTTCAATGGCGGTTTGCGCGTCGTGCTTTATTTCCTCGTCCGCTGAAATTCTGATTCTGCTTCTCGCCGTTGACATTGCGACGGGAATTCTCTGCGGAATCTCAGCAAGGACATTCAGGCTTTTGAAAGGGCTTGTTAAAATTTCAGTTTTCCTTTTTATTCTTCAGATTTTGATAATAAGAAGCGGAAATGTTGTTTACCAAATTTCATTTTTAAAAATAACAGACGCCGGGCTTGCAACCTCGCTGAATCTTGTGCTTAAACTTTGCGGTGCGACTCTTCCGCTTGCCCTGATGCTTTCTGTTACGAAACTTGCCGACCTTTCAAACGCGCTTGTTGAAAAACTTCACGTTCCGTACAAATACGCATTCACGCTGACAACCGCAATCCGTTTCATTCCGGTTTTTGCGCAGGAAATGGAAGGAATTCAGGAGGCCCAGACTTCACGCGGAATCCAGCTGGACACAAAAAATCCGCTGAAAAAACTTGCGCTGATTTTGCCTTTGTGCGCGCCTCTTTTAGTTTCTTCTGTGCGGAAAACAAGCGGAACCGCAATTGCGGCTGACTTGCGCGGATTCAAACTGAGGACATCCGGCTGCTGCCTAAAAAAATATCCATATAAAGCGCGGGACTTTGCGTGCTTTGCCGTATCGTTTGCCCTGATTGCGGTGAGTATCCTTGGGGAATTTTTAAAATGA
- a CDS encoding energy-coupling factor ABC transporter ATP-binding protein yields the protein MISIENLSFAYSGSSVPALKNISMEIQNGDFVGIIGASGAGKTTLSCAINGIIPHHYKGEYYGKVCVNGKDVFENDPCTIALELGSVFQDIDSQMTCSVAEDEILFGLENFGIPKDEIESRLEWALKETGIENLRSREISGLSGGQKQKTAVAAILALKPKILVLDEPTGELDPASSRNIFRILKDLNESYGMTIIVIEQKIMLLCEFAKKLAVIDKGSLKSFGNIRDVLKNSGELSLLGVNYPRAVDFYKSILSRKMITPETEICIDTKEAVSLAGGLL from the coding sequence ATGATAAGCATAGAAAATTTAAGCTTTGCGTACAGCGGAAGTTCAGTTCCGGCGTTAAAAAATATTTCAATGGAAATTCAGAACGGCGATTTTGTCGGAATAATCGGAGCGTCCGGAGCCGGAAAAACAACACTAAGCTGCGCGATAAACGGAATCATTCCGCACCACTACAAAGGCGAATATTACGGAAAAGTCTGCGTAAACGGAAAGGATGTCTTTGAAAACGACCCGTGCACCATTGCGCTTGAACTCGGAAGCGTTTTTCAGGACATCGACAGCCAGATGACTTGTTCTGTTGCTGAAGATGAAATTCTTTTCGGACTTGAAAACTTCGGAATCCCAAAAGACGAAATCGAAAGCCGGCTTGAGTGGGCGTTAAAAGAAACCGGAATTGAAAATCTCCGCAGCCGGGAAATTTCCGGACTTAGCGGCGGACAAAAACAGAAAACCGCAGTTGCCGCAATTCTCGCGCTGAAGCCTAAAATTCTTGTGCTTGACGAGCCGACCGGCGAGCTTGATCCGGCGTCCAGCAGAAACATTTTCAGAATTCTAAAAGACCTCAACGAATCTTACGGAATGACAATTATTGTAATAGAACAAAAAATCATGCTACTTTGCGAATTTGCAAAAAAGCTTGCCGTGATTGACAAAGGCTCTTTGAAGTCTTTCGGAAACATCCGCGATGTTCTGAAAAATTCCGGAGAGCTTTCCTTGCTTGGCGTAAATTATCCGCGCGCGGTTGATTTTTACAAAAGCATTCTTTCACGCAAAATGATAACGCCAGAGACAGAAATTTGCATTGACACAAAAGAAGCCGTTTCGCTTGCAGGAGGACTTTTATGA
- a CDS encoding glycosyltransferase family 4 protein, giving the protein MKIGIDTFGCDHGKSGLGSYLMSFINNLPAESEFEFELFGEEIDRYTYNAKRDVPFSSIGIKTTPGAIRLWHYLYANRFIKKIGYNAVVFPAGARLIPSKFKVPGIAIINDIPGNIFKNENWLAQKHIKTGLSNVDCIIVPSMFVKKNLERSGLKCRRIEIVHNGIDHSSFFPIDSLGIENEIADIKPFAIKKPYIIYASRMQSPEKKHIELIKAFSLFKKKTNLPHRLVIAGSDGPYSDEVHKAAFESSAASDIFITGYFPHESFPELYRNSEACIFPSVNEGAGLPILEAMATGIPVACAKAGALPEVAGNNALFFDSDNIEEFASCIEKITTDEVFRKKISESALVWSKRFSWEKCVLETLEIIRSVLK; this is encoded by the coding sequence ATGAAAATTGGAATTGATACATTTGGTTGCGACCACGGAAAATCTGGACTCGGCTCGTACCTTATGTCTTTTATAAACAATCTTCCTGCTGAAAGCGAATTTGAGTTTGAACTGTTCGGGGAAGAAATTGACAGATACACTTATAATGCAAAACGCGATGTGCCTTTTTCTAGCATCGGAATAAAAACGACTCCGGGCGCAATCCGGCTTTGGCATTATTTATATGCAAACCGATTTATAAAAAAAATTGGATACAATGCGGTTGTTTTTCCGGCTGGAGCTAGACTTATTCCTTCAAAATTTAAAGTTCCAGGCATTGCAATAATAAATGACATTCCTGGAAATATTTTTAAGAATGAAAACTGGCTTGCGCAAAAGCACATAAAAACCGGACTTTCAAATGTTGACTGCATAATTGTTCCTAGCATGTTCGTAAAGAAAAATCTTGAGCGTTCAGGACTAAAGTGCCGCCGCATAGAAATTGTCCACAACGGAATCGACCACAGCAGTTTTTTTCCGATTGATTCTCTTGGAATTGAAAATGAAATTGCGGATATAAAGCCGTTTGCAATAAAAAAACCTTATATAATTTATGCGAGCCGGATGCAAAGTCCTGAAAAAAAACATATCGAGCTTATAAAAGCATTTTCGCTGTTTAAGAAAAAAACTAATTTGCCTCATAGACTTGTCATTGCAGGAAGCGACGGACCTTACAGTGATGAAGTTCATAAGGCGGCGTTTGAATCTTCTGCGGCGAGCGATATTTTTATAACCGGATACTTTCCTCATGAAAGTTTTCCTGAGCTATACAGAAACTCTGAAGCCTGCATTTTTCCTTCTGTGAATGAAGGGGCGGGGCTGCCAATTCTTGAAGCTATGGCGACTGGAATTCCTGTTGCCTGTGCAAAAGCTGGCGCGCTTCCGGAAGTTGCTGGAAACAATGCCCTTTTCTTCGATAGTGATAATATAGAAGAATTTGCTTCATGTATAGAAAAAATAACAACAGACGAAGTTTTCAGAAAAAAAATATCAGAAAGCGCGCTTGTCTGGTCAAAAAGATTTTCTTGGGAAAAATGTGTCCTTGAGACTTTAGAAATAATAAGAAGCGTTTTAAAATAA
- the clpX gene encoding ATP-dependent Clp protease ATP-binding subunit ClpX produces the protein MARLGRNNQPVCSFCGRPADEHRRVVSSPDDMIYICEHCVATCQTILNNEAHTIAPIDMSAIPSPKEFKAYLDQYVIGQDYAKKVLSVAVYNHYKQLSISKEQQLTMDVKIEKSNILLLGPTGSGKTLLAKTLAQKLNVPFAIADATTLTEAGYVGEDVENVLLKLINAADGDIAAAERGIIFIDEIDKIGRKSENTSITRDVSGEGVQQALLKILEGTHASVPPQGGRKHPNQEMIDIDTTNILFICGGAFVGLDKIIEQRLSTASIGFGAEGTHRTNEERMELLNQVTSDDLVKFGLIPELIGRLPMTCALKELNKEDLKRILVEPKNAITKQFQAIFAIDDVELTFDDDAIDQIAEMAIRSKTGARGLRAIVEHILLDLMYEVPSVKGKKKLVITKDIVNQKELPTAESLLIEQKTA, from the coding sequence ATGGCCAGATTAGGCAGAAACAATCAGCCGGTATGCTCATTTTGCGGCCGTCCTGCTGATGAACACAGAAGAGTCGTAAGTTCTCCAGATGACATGATTTATATTTGTGAACATTGTGTTGCAACTTGCCAGACAATTTTAAACAATGAAGCCCACACAATAGCTCCAATCGACATGAGCGCAATTCCGTCTCCAAAAGAATTCAAGGCGTATCTTGATCAGTACGTTATTGGTCAGGATTATGCGAAAAAAGTTCTTTCCGTGGCAGTATACAATCATTACAAGCAGCTTTCAATTTCAAAGGAACAGCAACTTACAATGGATGTGAAAATTGAAAAATCAAACATTCTTCTTTTGGGACCGACTGGCTCGGGAAAAACACTTCTTGCAAAAACTCTTGCGCAAAAACTGAATGTTCCGTTTGCAATTGCGGATGCCACTACCCTTACAGAAGCCGGATACGTTGGTGAAGACGTTGAAAATGTTCTTTTAAAGCTCATCAATGCGGCGGACGGAGATATTGCAGCGGCGGAACGCGGAATTATTTTCATTGACGAAATCGACAAAATCGGAAGAAAAAGCGAAAACACTTCAATTACGCGCGATGTTTCCGGGGAAGGAGTTCAACAGGCGCTTTTAAAGATTCTCGAAGGAACACACGCGTCAGTTCCTCCTCAGGGCGGAAGAAAGCACCCGAATCAGGAAATGATTGATATTGACACTACAAATATTCTATTTATTTGCGGCGGAGCTTTTGTCGGACTTGACAAGATAATTGAGCAGCGTCTTTCAACAGCTTCAATAGGTTTCGGAGCGGAAGGAACTCATAGGACAAACGAAGAGCGAATGGAGCTTTTGAATCAAGTTACAAGCGACGACTTGGTAAAATTCGGTCTTATACCAGAGCTTATTGGACGTCTGCCAATGACTTGCGCATTAAAGGAATTAAACAAGGAAGATTTAAAGAGAATTCTTGTAGAACCAAAAAATGCAATAACAAAACAGTTTCAAGCTATTTTTGCGATAGATGATGTGGAGCTTACTTTTGATGATGATGCGATTGACCAGATTGCAGAAATGGCAATAAGAAGCAAAACTGGAGCACGCGGACTAAGGGCAATTGTTGAGCACATTCTACTTGACCTTATGTACGAAGTTCCAAGCGTAAAAGGCAAAAAGAAACTTGTAATCACAAAAGATATTGTAAATCAAAAAGAACTTCCAACTGCGGAATCTCTTTTGATTGAACAAAAAACAGCTTAA